A window of Acidobacteriota bacterium contains these coding sequences:
- a CDS encoding VWA domain-containing protein: MRVSRLILIAPLAAALAFSASAQDGSSLPSAPSATLEQQRPPAPPPQPAQPAAPPASEDAKPQQPVLETLDPKLRPHQPANGVPQTEPAAQAQTPPAPNKNEAEGSQDKPFNIVVPVNEVNVVFTVTDKHNHYVKDLKEADFRILDNNRPPANVRNFASETNLPLRVGLLVDASNSIRDRFRFEQQAAIEFLNQIVHPDRDQAFVIGFDTTPEITQDFTNNPEKLAAGVRMLRPGGGTALYDAVYGACHDKLIKTTSNRGGQRRAIILLSDGEDNQSRVTRDDAIEEAQRAEVIVYTISTNVSGTKSRGDKILEVIANATGGRAFFPFKIEEVSDAFSQIQEELRSQYAVSYKPADFLTDGKYRSIDIEALNKKYKVRSRKGYFAPRSAERASAAVGAQ, from the coding sequence CGTTTAGTGCCTCTGCCCAAGATGGCAGCAGCTTGCCTTCGGCGCCTTCAGCAACTCTGGAACAGCAACGTCCGCCGGCTCCGCCGCCGCAACCTGCTCAACCGGCCGCTCCCCCTGCGTCCGAAGATGCTAAGCCACAGCAGCCGGTGCTCGAGACTCTCGATCCGAAGCTCAGACCACATCAACCGGCGAATGGCGTTCCCCAAACGGAACCGGCAGCTCAGGCGCAGACGCCTCCTGCTCCTAATAAGAACGAAGCTGAAGGGAGTCAGGATAAACCGTTCAACATCGTTGTTCCAGTGAACGAAGTAAATGTCGTCTTCACCGTTACTGATAAGCACAACCACTATGTCAAGGATCTCAAGGAAGCGGATTTCCGCATTCTCGACAACAACAGGCCGCCGGCGAACGTACGCAATTTTGCTTCGGAGACAAATCTCCCACTTCGGGTAGGGCTGTTAGTAGACGCCAGCAACTCGATTCGCGATCGCTTTCGTTTTGAGCAGCAGGCTGCGATCGAGTTCTTGAACCAGATCGTTCACCCGGATCGCGACCAGGCGTTCGTGATTGGCTTCGATACGACTCCTGAGATCACGCAGGACTTCACGAATAATCCGGAGAAGCTCGCCGCGGGCGTTCGCATGCTGCGTCCGGGCGGAGGCACCGCGCTGTACGACGCGGTGTATGGAGCCTGTCACGACAAGCTCATCAAGACAACGAGCAACCGTGGAGGGCAGCGCCGCGCCATTATCTTGCTATCCGACGGCGAAGACAACCAGAGTCGGGTAACGCGCGACGACGCGATCGAAGAGGCACAGCGCGCTGAAGTGATTGTGTACACGATCAGCACGAATGTCAGCGGCACCAAGAGCCGTGGAGACAAGATTCTCGAAGTCATCGCAAACGCCACGGGCGGACGTGCTTTCTTCCCGTTCAAGATCGAAGAAGTTTCCGACGCCTTCTCGCAGATTCAGGAAGAGCTGCGCAGCCAATATGCGGTTTCCTACAAGCCAGCCGACTTTTTGACTGATGGAAAATACCGCAGCATCGATATCGAAGCGCTCAATAAGAAGTACAAGGTTCGTAGCCGTAAGGGCTACTTCGCACCGCGGTCAGCGGAGAGAGCTTCGGCAGCAGTGGGTGCTCAGTAG
- a CDS encoding VWA domain-containing protein, translating to MLALPSASQTQNLPPPTSPDTGPQTNSDEGAGPTIRDRTKKQEDNAVETLKVNVDVVSLLFNVKDKGGHLLPNLNKDEFQIVEDGKPQNIKYFKAESNLPLTIGILLDTSFSQDRVLPIEKEVGAQFLQRLLRKEDEAFLISFDVNVDLLQDFTNSEHDIRKGMNTAKINGGGAVGGLPGIGQGPVPIGNPKGTLLYDAVYLAAHDKLRSEVGRKALVLLTDGEDQGSQLKLQDALEAAQKSDAIVYVLLISDSGVAAGTGAGLMKKLCEETGGRVIHVGNNRDKLEKAFDQVSTELRSQYSIGYTPTNNKHDGTFRKVEIKTKEGYKVQARKGYYAAAS from the coding sequence ATGCTGGCCTTGCCGTCGGCCTCACAAACTCAGAACCTGCCGCCCCCAACGAGTCCCGACACCGGCCCACAGACCAATAGCGACGAAGGCGCCGGTCCTACCATTCGCGATCGCACTAAAAAGCAGGAGGACAATGCAGTCGAGACCCTGAAGGTCAACGTCGACGTCGTGAGCCTGCTGTTCAACGTGAAGGACAAAGGCGGACACCTGCTTCCCAACCTGAACAAGGACGAGTTTCAGATCGTGGAAGACGGAAAGCCGCAAAACATCAAGTACTTCAAAGCGGAATCGAACCTGCCACTCACGATTGGCATCCTTCTCGACACCAGTTTCAGCCAGGATCGCGTGCTTCCTATCGAGAAAGAAGTTGGCGCTCAATTTCTGCAACGACTGTTGCGCAAAGAGGACGAAGCTTTTCTCATCAGCTTCGACGTGAATGTCGATCTCCTTCAGGACTTCACCAACTCGGAACACGACATTCGCAAAGGAATGAACACCGCCAAGATCAACGGCGGTGGCGCGGTCGGGGGGCTGCCCGGTATCGGGCAGGGGCCAGTGCCTATCGGCAATCCGAAGGGCACACTGCTCTACGACGCGGTCTATCTGGCAGCACACGACAAACTGCGGAGTGAAGTCGGTCGAAAAGCTCTCGTCCTATTAACCGATGGCGAAGACCAGGGGAGCCAGCTCAAGCTGCAAGACGCCCTCGAAGCCGCCCAAAAATCCGATGCCATTGTCTACGTCCTGCTGATCAGCGATAGCGGAGTCGCCGCAGGAACTGGCGCTGGACTCATGAAAAAGCTCTGCGAAGAAACCGGCGGACGCGTGATCCACGTTGGCAACAATCGTGACAAGCTCGAGAAAGCCTTCGACCAGGTTTCAACGGAACTCCGCAGCCAATACAGCATTGGCTACACGCCAACCAACAACAAACATGACGGCACGTTCCGTAAGGTGGAAATCAAGACCAAGGAAGGTTATAAGGTCCAGGCGAGGAAGGGATACTACGCAGCCGCGAGCTGA